Part of the Usitatibacter palustris genome, TACATCACGCGGTGGTTGCCCTTCGAGAGGTCGACGGGCTTCAGGATGTAGAAGTCGAACTTGTACTCGACGTTGCCGCGCGCGTTCTTCGGCGCGAGGTTCACGTCGACGATCATGCTGTTGTTGCTGCTGGCGGGATTGACTTCGCCGCTGGCGACACCGACGAGCCGTTCGTACGCTCCGACGCCGGGGAACTCCACGCCACCGAATGCCGGACCTCGCGAGGTGATTTCTATCTTGGTGATGCGCGCTTCAACGGGTGCTGCGAATGCGGCCGCCACGGCTGCGGCGACCAGCGCGGGCTTGAGGCCCTTTCTCGTCTCCATCGTTTACTCCTCCTGGTGATGCGGGTGGTGATCGCCCGTCTGCGCCTTTGGCGTCTTTGGGGCTATGTGGTGCACTCCCTTTGAAGAAATTCGAAGATGGAATCGAAACTAGGCTCGCGCGAAGTGAGTGTCGTTGATGATTGTCAACGCGTTACGGCGCGCGAAAATCGCTCTGCACGCGCGTGGCGATGCAGTTGTTAGAGCAACCATTTCGCACGCAGTAGAATGAACGCGTGAATCCCCAGAAAGGCACCGATTCCCGCGCATTCCGGTGGGGATTTGCAGCATTGCTCGCCGCGCTCGCGACGATCGGGCCCTTTTCGATCGATACCTACCTTCCCGCGTTCGCCGGCATCGAAAAATCGCTCGGAACGACGCTCGTAGGAATGCAGCAGACGCTTTCCGCCTACCTTTTCGCGTTCGGCTTGATGTTTCTCTTCCACGGCGCGCTGTCGGACAGCTTCGGGCGGCGTCCGGTAATCCTGGTGGCGCTGGTTGTCTTCACCCTCGGCTCGGTCGGCGCCGCGCTCGCGGGCAGCATCCACGCGCTCGTGTTCTGGCGGGTGATCCAGGGTCTGTCGGTGGGCGCGGGCATGGTGGTGGGTCGCGCGATGATCCGCGACCTCTTCGAGGCGGAAGACGCGCAGCGGCTGATGTCGCTCGTCACGCTGTTCTTCGGCCTCGCGCCGGCGATCGCGCCGATCGTGGGCGGGCTGCTCTTCGAATCGTTCGGCTGGCGCTCGATCTTCTGGTTCCTCGCGATCGTGGGCGTGCTGCTCGTGGCGATGAGCATCCGCTTCCTCCCCGAGACGCTCGCCGAGGATGCGCGCCAGCCCTTCCATCCCAAGGCGCTGCTCGCCGGCTACAACGAAGTCGGAATGAGCCCGCGCTTCATCTGGCTCTCGCTCGCGACGGGCTTCAACTTCAACGCGCTCTTCCTCTATATCCTCTCGGCGCCGGTGTTCCTCGGCGAGCACCTGAAGCTCGGGCCGCAGGAATATGCATGGCTGTTCATCCCCAGCATTCTCGGGATCATGACGGGGTCGCAGCTTTCGGGATTCGCCGCGGGAAAGTTGCAGCCCAATCAGACCGTGAAACGCGCCTACGCATTCATGGCGATCGCGGCGGCCGGCAACCTGGTCGCCAACCTGCTCGCACCGCCTTCGCTGCCGTGGTCGATCGTGCCGATCTTCTTCTACGGCATCGGCACCGCGATGGCGATGCCGTCGATCTCGCTCACGACGCTCGATCTCTTCCCGACGCGCCGCGGCATGGCCGCTTCTCTCCAGGGCTTCGTCTCGGGCATGGTGAACACGCTCACCGCCGGCGTGATCTCACTGGCCGTCTCGCACAATCCGGTATGGCTCGCGATGGGGATGATGATCATGATGCTCATGGGGCTCGCGAGCTGGACCCTTTACCTGCGTTCGGCGCGCAAGCACGCCGAGCCGCCCACCGTCATCAGGATGGACTGACCAAAGTAGAGGGGTCAGATCCTTCTACTTCTGCTTGCAGTAGCTCTCGTGCGTGAATGTGAGGAGCACGAGCGCGATGGCACCCCAGATGAAGATGATCGAGAACGCGCTCTGGAAAGCGTCGAGCTCGTAGAAGCGCCCGCCTGACGCGACGGTGCCGCGCCAATGGCTGTCGAGCACCCAACCCACGAGCGGCTGCATGAAGAGGCCGCCGAACATCACGCCCATGTTCGTCACGCCCGAGACGGTACCGCCGAAGCGTGCGGGCACGGATTCCTTCGAGAACGGGAACACGAGGATGAATCCGCCGGCCGCGATTCCGAGGGCGAGCAGGAGAACGACGAGGCCGACGGGGCCCAGCCCCGGCACGAAAAGAATCACGGCCCAGATCGCCATCGTCGCGGCGAGGCTCGCGATCAGCACGGGCTTGCGCCGGCCGATGCGATTTGAGAGCGGTCCGTAGGCGAGGCCGGAGGCAGACCACGCGATCAGCGTGAGCGAAGTGAGCATCGCCGCGTGCGCGGTGGTGAAGCCGTAGTGCATCACGAGGAATGGCACGCCCCACAGCCCGCAGAACGCGAGCATCAGCGCGGAGAATCCGCCGGGCGCGATGAACAGCAGCCAGGTGTTGCGGTAGCCGATCACCTGGCGCAGGTCGGAGAGAACGCTCGTGGGTGCCGCGTCGTGTGCGGCCTCCGGGAAGTGCGAGGCATAGCCACGCTCCGAAGGGTCGTCGCGCACGATGAGCCAGATCGCCACCGCGACGAGTGCGGTCGCCACGGCACTCGCGACCATCACGGGGCGCCATCCGAACGCATCCACGGCAACACGCATCGGCGCGCCGGCGATCGTCGCGCCCGTCACGCCCACGAGCAGCGCGGCGGAACTTGCGAGCGCGAAATGTTTCGCGGGCATCCAGTGGCTCGCGAGTTTGAGCATCGAGACGAACGCCACGCCGCACGAGGCGCCGATGATGAGGCGCCCCGCGTTCGCCCACGCGACACTCGGGGCGAGGGCGAAGAGCAATGTCCCAGCTGCAGTGAGCGCGGCACCGGCCGTGAGCAGCTTGCGCGGCCCCCAGCGATCGGCGATCACGCCCGTGGGAATCTGGCCGGCGACGTAGCTGTAGAAATAGAACGCGGAGAGGTTGCCGAGCGCGACGGCGGAAAGACGGAACTCGCGCGTCAGCTCCTGCGTGAGCACGGCGGGCGAAACCCGCTGGTAGAACGCGATGAAGTAGAGGGCTGCTCCGAGGCCCCAGACCAGCCAGGCGAGATGTGCGGGAGGAAGCGCGCGACCGGCGCTCAATACTGCTCCCACGGCAGGCCGTCGACGCGCCAACCGCTGACCGAGTTGCGATGGTGGTTGGCGTCGAGCTCGCCCTCGAAGCCGTGCAGCACGTTGATCACGTGCTTGAACCCCGCGCGCTCGAGCGCCTCGCCGGCCTCGATGGTGCGGTTGCCGCTGCGGCAGATCAGCACGATGGGCCGCTTCTCGAAATTGGCGCCCGCGAGCTTCTTCACCTGCCCCACGAAGTGGGGATTCAGCTCCCAATCGCCACCGTCGTACCAGGGCACCATCATCGAGCCGATGGGGTGGCCGACGAACATGTACTCCATCTCGCTGCGGCAATCGATGAAGACCGCCTCGGGGTGTTCCTGGAGGTAGGAGTAGGTCTGCTTGGGTGTAAAGTGATCCATCCCCGGATTATATAAGCCCCGACTTCCATGAACGCCCCGACCTCCCCTTTTCCCTTCGATGCGGCGGTCGCCGCGGCCGCCAACGAAATCGAGCCCAGGGTCATCGCCTGGCGCCGCGATTTCCACGAAAACCCCGAGCTGGGCAACCGCGAAGTGCGCACCGCGAAGATTGTCGCGGACCATTTGCGCGCCCTGGGCTTCGACGAGGTGCGTGAAAAGGTGGCGCACACGGGCGTGGTGGGCATTCTCAAGGGCGGCCGGCCCGGTCCCGTCGTGGCGCTGCGCGCCGACATGGACGCGCTGCCCGTCACCGAGGAAGTCGACGTCCCGTTCAAGAGCAAGGTGCGCACCGAGTGGAACGGCATGAGCTGCGGCGTGATGCACGCCTGCGGCCACGATGCGCATACCTCCATCCTCATGGGGGTCGCCGAAGTGCTCGCGAAGATGCGCGCGCAGATTCCCGGCACGGTCACGTTCCTGTTCCAGCCCGCGGAAGAAACCCCGCCCATCGGCGAGGAGGGCGGCGCGAAGATGATGATCGAGCAGGGCTGCCTCGCGAACCCGAAGGTCGATGCCGTCTTCGGCCTGCACATCACCTCGATCCACACCACCGGGAAGATCGGCTATCGATCCGGCCCGCTCATGGCTTCGGCCGACGACTTCCGCATCTTCGTGCGCGGCACGCAGACCCACGCGGCGATGCCGTGGCGCGGCGTGGATCCGATCGTCGTGGGCGCACAGATCGTCACCGGGCTGCAGACCATCGTCTCGCGGCAGATGAACATCGCGAAGGAGCCGTCCATCGTCACGGTGGGCGTCTTCCATGGCGGCGTGCGTCACAACATCATCCCCGACGAAGTGAAGATGGAAGGCACCATCCGCACGTTCAACGAGGAACAACGCGAAGAGATCCACGTCCACGTGAAGCGCATCAGCGAAATGATCGCCGCCGCGGGTGGGGCCACCGCGAAGGTGCACATCCACAAGTGGTACGACGTGACGGTGAACGATCCCGCGCTCACCGAGTGGTCCGTGCCGACGCTCACGCGCATCGCGGGCGAAGCGAACGTCGGCGTGATCGACAAGGTGTGCGGCGCCGAGGACTTCTCGTTCTATCAGAAAGTCGTCCCCGGCTTCTTCTACTTCCTCGGTTGCACGCCCCCCGACAAGGACGCGCGCACCGCGGCACCCAACCACAGCCCGCGCTTCTACGCCGACGAGGACTGCCTCAAGGTCGGCGTGAAGACGCTTTCCGCGCTCGCGCTCGACTGGCTTTCGGCCAACGCGAAATAAGTGGGGTCAGACTCGACTTAATTTGATTCTGTGGATAACTGGAGCCCGACCCCAGTTATCCACAGAATCAAATTAAGTCGAGTCTGACCCCACTTATTTCTTCAGGCGCGCGCGGTAGTCGACGATCCGCTGGCGCAATCCCGGCCTGCGCGCGGATCGCTCGAGGCTCGCAAGATCTTCCACACGATGATCGCCCCGCGCCACGGCGCGGATCGCCGCGTGCGTCTCGCGATCGACGATGACGGGCGGCGGCGACTCGGCAAGCCAGGCCTCGATGCCGATGCGCGTCGCGATGCCCGCTCGCAGGGCCTCCAGCGCATTGCACGAAGCCCCTTCGGTCACGAACGGGCGCGCGCGATCCCAGCCGATCAGTTCCGCCAAGCGACGAGTGCCCAGCACGATGCCGAACGCCGAGCCCGGGAAGCGAATGTTCGTATCGGCGCCCGCGACACGCACATCGCAGGACGCGAAGAGGTCCGCGCCCGCACCCCACGTCCTTCCCTGCGCGACGGCCACGGTGCGCACGGGCGCATGCCACACCGCCTGCAGGAGCTTCTCCAGCGCGATGAAGCGCTCGGCGAGCGAGTCGTCGGTTTCCGTTTCAAGCGCGGAAAGATCGAAACCCGTGCAGAAGTGCGTGCCCGCGCCGCGGAAGACGACGGTGTGGACATCCGGATCGCCGATCGCGGTGACGAGCGCCGCGTGAAGATCGGCGACCATCTCCGCGGAGAGCGCATTGCCCTTCTCCGGGCGCTCGAGCCCGAGTGCCGCGATGCCTTCGCGCTTGGTGCTGCTCACCATCATGCGTTGGAGTAGCCCGACACGAAGTCGCGCGCTTCGCCGGTGACGGGATCGAACCAGTGGCGCTTCACGCGGCCGATGTCGGCGCCGTAGACGTGGATGCTGATCGAGGGCTTGTCGGCGAGCGCGTTCGCGACCACGTGCACGTCGCCCACCGTCGGCGACACGGCTTCGATCTGCCCCGCGCGCAGGATGTGCTCGTGGCCCAGCGCCTTCGCGCGGCCGCCGGCCATCTCGTATTCCTCGCAGCGCTCCGCGCCGCGCATCACGCCGACGAGCCCCCACACCGTGTGGTCGTGCACCGGCGTCTTCTGTCCCGGGCCCCACACGAAGCTGATCACGGAGAAGCGTTCGCCCGGATCGCGATAGAGAAGGTACTGCCGATAGGTGTCGGGTCCGGGAACGGTGAACTTCTCCTCGAGCCAGTCGTCGTTGGCGATGAGCTCGCGCAGCAACGGCGTCGCGCGTTCGAGGATCTTCGCTTCCGCGCGCTCTTCCGCAACGATGCTCGTCATGTCGGATACGAATTGATCGAGCCGCTTCATCACTTGCCCTCCACGGCCTGGCGCAGCGCCACCGTGTCTTCACCGAGCGCCGGATAGCGTTTCGACACGGCGATCGCTTCGCCGTCGAGGCGCACGGGGCAGCCCACCGTCTTCGTCACGCGGCCACCGGGCAGCGCGATCGATTGCACGAGTCCGAGTGCGACCGACTGCGGATCGGCGAGCGCTTCGGCGTAGCCGTTGATCGGCGCACCGGGTACGCCCGCGTCGCGGAACTTCGCGAGCCACTCGGATGCCTTCGCATTCGCGAAGCGCGCTTCGAGAAGATCCTTCAGCGCGACCTGGTTCTGCGCCCGCAGCGTGGTCGATGTGAAGCGCGCATCGTCGAGCAGCTCGGGCATCGCGACGACCGCGCACACCGATTGCCACAGCTTCTGGTTGCCTGCGGCGATCGCGAAGTAACCGTCGGCGGCGCGGAACGCCTGGTACGGAGCGTTCCTCGGATGCGCGGACCCGAGCTTGCGCGGATTCTTGCCCGTGCCGAAGTATTCGCTCGTCTGCAGCGCGGCGATCGCGAGCGTGGTCGCGAACATCGGCACGTCGATCGTGCCGCCCGCCCCGCCCGCCCTCACCTGCGCGAGCTTCGCGGCGATCGCGTACGCCGCGTACAGGCCCGAGGCGAAATCGGAAAGCGGCACGCCGCACTTCACCGGCGCGCCATCGGGCTCGCCCGTCACGCTCATCACGCCGCTCGCGGCCTGGATCGTGAGATCGAAGCCGCCCTCGGCCGAACGGGGTCCGACCTGGCCGAACGCGGAGATCGAGCAATAGATGAGGGAGGGCTTAGCCGCACTGAAGAAGTCCCAGCCCAGGCCGAGCCGCGCCATCACGCCCGGCCGGTTGTTCTCGATGAGTACATCGGCTTCGAGCGCGAGGGCGCGCGCAAAGTCGCGGGCGGCCGGATCCTTGAGATCGAGTGCGACGGATTTCTTCCCGCGATTGATCGCCGCGAAGTTCTCGCTGTAGCCCGCATGCACGGGCGGCCACTGGCGCATCGCGTCGCCCTCGGGCGGCTCGACCTTCACGACGTCGGCACCAAAGTCCGCCAACAGCATTCCGCAGAAGGGACCGGCGGCGACCTGGCAGAACTCGACGACTTTCACGCCCGCGAGGGGCAGCGATCCTGGAGCATTCATCCCGCCATTATGAAGGCGGTGCGCTTGACGCGCGTCAAAGGCGGAACTCGTCGTTCGCGACGCCGTCCGAGGAAACGAGCTATCCTCGATGATCATGAGTCGCACCGCCCGCCGCTTCGCCGCCCTTCTCGCCACGGTCACGCTGGTTTTTTCCCAGCTCGCCGTGTCGGCGTTCGCGTGCGCGAAGGAAGGTCCGGCGGCGCTCGTCGCGCCACCGATGGCCCAGTCCCATGGCGCGGATTGCCCCGATCGCCCGAGCCGGAATATTTGCCACGAGCATTGCTCCTACGGCACGACCTCGGTCGACACGAACGCACTTGCCCTTCCCGCTCCCGATCTTGCCCTGCTCCCCTGGCGGCTGACGCTGCCCGAAGTCCGCACGCACTCGGCTGCCGTGCGCGAATGGCGCATGGATCGCGCCACCGGTCCACCTCCGCCCCTCCTGTTCGGCGCCCTGCGCATCTGATTCTCCGCTAGCGACAAGCGGGCCCGCGCCGTTCGCGGGCCCGAACCCGTTCGTTTGTGGAGGTCCCATGCTGCACGCCAGAATTCTTTCCGCGCTCGCTCTCGCCGCGCTCCCGCTCGCAAGCCACGCCCAGGTGCTCTCATTCGCCGAGGCGCAGCGGCTCGCGCTGCAAGACGCGCCCCAGGTCACCGCCCGCGCCGCAGCCGTGCGCGCCGCCAATGAATCGGCCGTGGGTGCGGCCGAGCTGCCCGATCCCAAGCTCATCGCCGCGATCGAGAACATGCCGGTGGAAGGTGCCGACAAGTTCAGCCTGACGCGCGAGGCGATGACCATGCGCAAGATCGGCGTGATGCAGGACTTCCCGGGCGGCGACAAGCTGCGCCTGAGGAACGAGCGGGCGCAGGCCGAAGTGCAGCGCGAAGTCGCGATGCTCGAAGCCACGCGAATCTCCGTGCGGCGCGACGCCGCGCTCGCCTGGTTCGATGTCTGGTTCGCCGAGCGCCAGGTCGTGGCCCTTCGCGCGCTCGAGAGCGAAGCGGCGCTCCAGGTCGAAGCGGCGCAGGCCGCACTCGCGGGAGGGCGAGGACAGGCGGGCGATCCCTTCGCTGCGCGCCTCGCCACGGCACAACTGGCCGATCGCGTGACGGAAGCACGGCGCAACGTCGCGCGTGCACGTGCGCAACTCGCCCGCTGGGTGGGCCCTGCCGCCGCAACGCGGGAGCTCGGCGATGCGCCGGACTTCGGCAGCCCGCGGGCCCGGCAGCTCGTGACCAATGCGGATCTCGCGAGCCATCCGCACATCGCGGCCTATGCGCCCGCACAGGCGGCCGCGCAAGCCGACGTGCGGCTCGCGGAAGCCGAGAAGGACCCGAACTGGAGCCTGGAAGTCACCTATGCCCAGCGCGGCCCGGCCTACACGAACATGATGTCGATCGGCGTGCGGCTCGACCTGCCCATCTTCGAGACGAAGCGCCAGAACCCGGCGATCGCCGCGAAGGTCGCCGCGGCCGAACAGGTCCGCGCGCAAGCCGAAGACGCCATGCGCGCCGTCGCCGCCGAGTTCGGCGCGCTGCTCGCCGACTGGGACGCGGCGCAGGAACGGGCTCAGCGCTACGAAGCGGTCCAGGCGCCGCTCGCGCGCGACCGCGTTGCCGCAGCCCTCGCTGCTTATCGAGGCGGCAAGGGCGATCTCCCGCAAGTCCTCGACGCACGCAAGGGCGAAGTGGAAGTTCGTCTCGGGCAGCTCCAGGCCGAATCGGAGCAGGCGCGGGCGTGGGCGCAGCTTGCCTTCCACTGGATCGCGCACCCGAAGGAATGACCATGAGACAACAAACCTCCCTCGCACTCGCCGCCGTCGGTGTGGCTGCAGTCGCCGCAACCGCGGGCTACTGGTTCGCCACGCAGCGCATGTCCCACGACACGGCCACGCCGCCCGCCATCGCGGAGGGCAAGAAGCCGCTCTACTGGCACGACCCGATGTATCCGCAGCAGAGGTTCGACAAGCCGGGCAAGTCGCCCTTCATGGACATGATGCTCGTACCCGTCTACGCGGACGCGAGTGGTGACACGTCTTCAGTGACCGTCAGCTCGCGCATGTCCCAGAACCTCGGCGTGCGGACGGCCGAAGTGACGCAGGGCGTGCTCGAAAACACGGTCGAGGCCGTGGGTGCGGTCGCGTTCGACGAACGCGCTGTTGCGTTGGTGCAGGCGCGCGTCAATGGCTACGTCGAGCGTCTCTTCGTGCGCGCGCCGCTCGATCCGGTCGTGAAGGGACAGCCGCTCGCGGAAATCCTCGCGCCCGAATGGGTCGCGGCGCAGGAGGAATATCTTGCGCTTCGCGCCAGTGACCATGCTTCTCCCGCGCTCGTCGCGGCCGCTCGGCAGCGCCTCGACCTGCTCGGCATGGCACCCGAGACGATCGCCGCGATCGAAACGGGTGGCAAGACACGCGCGCGCATCACGCTCACCGCGCCGATCTCGGGCGTCGTGGGCGAGCTCGGCGTGCGCGAGGGAATGACGGTCGCGCCCGGCCTCATGCTGTTTCGCCTCAACGGGCTCTCCACCGTGTGGATCAACGCCGAGGTGCCGGAGACGCAGGCGTCCTGGGTGAAGCCCGGCGAATCCGTCGTCGCCACCGTGCCCGCGTATCCGGGCGAATCGTTCAAGGGAACCGTCACCGCATTGCTTCCCGAAGTGAACGCCGCGACCCGCACGCTCAAGGCGCGCATCGAAGCGGCCAACCCGCAAGGGCGCCTCAAGCCCGGCATGTACGCGACCGTGAATTTCACGCCGCAGGCAAAGCGCGAAGTGCTGATGGTGCCCAGCGAAGCGGTCATCCGGACCGGAACGCGCAACGTCGTGGTCGTCGCGGAGGCCGGGCAGGACGGACAGCAGCGCTTCAAGCCGGTCGATGTGGAAACCGGCGCGGAAGCGAAAGGGATGACGGAGATCCGCAAGGGCCTGGAGCGCGGAACGAAGATCGTCGTCTCGGGACAGTTCCTGATCGATTCCGAAGCGAATCTGAAAGCGTCGGGCGCGCGGCTCGGCGATGCCCCGGCGGCCGACACGCATCCCGGTGAAGGCCGCGTCGAAAGGATCGGCAAGGATTCCGTGACGCTTTCGCACGGCCCGCTGCCGACATTGAAGATGGGCGCGATGACCATGGACTTCGCCACGCCCAAAGGTGTTCCCGCCAACGTGAAGGAAGGCTCTCTCGTGAGCTTCTCGCTGCGGCAGACACACACGGGAGGGCTCGAGGTCGCGACGATCGTGCCCAGGGAGACGAAGAAGTGATCGCGCACCTGATCCGCTGGTCGATCGTCAACCGCTTCCTCGTCCTGCTCGCGACGGCGCTCGCCACCGCATGGGGCGTGTGGGCGGTTGTGCGCGCGCCGCTCGATGCGATCCCCGATCTGTCCGACGTGCAGGTGATCATCCGCACGACTTACCCGGGACAGGCGCCGCAGATCGTCGAGGACCAGGTGACCTATCCGCTCACCACGACGATGCTCTCGGTGCCGGGCGTGAAGACGGTGCGCGGCTACTCGTTCTTCGGCGACTCGTTCGTGTACGTGCTCTTCGGCGACGGGACCGATCTCTACTGGGCGCGCTCGCGCGTGCTCGAGTACCTGAACCAGGCGCAGTCGCGCCTTCCCGCCGGCGCACGCGCGTCACTCGGGCCCGATGCGACGGGCGTGGGCTGGGTCTACGAGTACGCGCTCGTCGATCGCTCGGGCCGGCATGACCTCGCGCAGTTGCGGGCACTGCAGGACTGGTTCCTCAAGTACGAATTGAAGACCGTGGCCAATGTTGCCGAGGTCGCGAGCGTCGGCGGCATGGTGAAGCAATACCAAGTGGTGCTCGATCCGGACCGGCTGCGCGCGCACGGCATCTCGCATGCGAAGGTCGTCGCGGCCATTCGCGGCGCCAACCAGGAAAGCGGCGGCTCGGTGCTCGAGCTGGGCGAAGCCGAGTACATGGTCCGGTCGAGCGGATACCTGAAGACGCTCGACGATTTCCGCTCGATCCCGATCACGGTGAGCGACGGCGGCGTGCCGGTCCTGCTGGGCAACGTCGCCACCATCCAGGTCGGCCCCGAGATGCGCCGCGGCATCGCCGAGCTCGACGGCGAAGGCGAGGTCGCCGGCGGCATCATCGTGATGCGCTCCGGGAAGAACGCCCTCGAGACCATCGATGCGGTGAAGGCGAAGCTCGCGGCGCTCAAGCCCGGCCTGCCGGCGGGCGTGGAGATCGTCCCGACCTACGATCGCTCGGACCTGATCAAGCGCTCGGTGCGCAATCTCGGCGAGAAGCTCGTCGAGGAATTCATCGTCGTGGCGATCGTGTGCTTCGCGTTCCTCTTCCACATGCGCTCGGCGTTCGTCGCGATCGTGTCGCTGCCGCTGGGCGTGCTCATCGCCTTCATCGTCATGCATTACCAGGGCGTGAACGCGAACATCATGTCGCTCGGCGGCATCGCGATCGCCATCGGCGCGATGGTCGACGCGGCCGTCGTGATGATCGAGAACGCGCACAAGCACATCGAGGCGTGGCGGCACGAACATCCGGGCACGGTGCTCGAGGGCGAAGCGCAGTGGCGCGTCATTGGCGAAGCCGCGGTGGAAGTGGGGCCGGCGCTGTTCTTCTGCCTGCTCATCATCACGCTCTCGTTCATCCCGGTCTTCACGCTCGAAGCGCAGGAAGGCCGGCTGTTCTCGCCGCTCGCCTACACCAAGACCTACGCGATGGCGGCGGCGGCCGGACTCTCGGTGACGTTGATCCCGGTGTTGATGGGCTACCTCATCCGCGGACGCATTCCCGACGAGCGCACCAATCCGCTCAACCGCTGGCTCATCGCCGTTTACCAGCCGCTCCTGGAACGCGTGCTCGAGCACCCGAAGACCACGCTCGCCGTGGCCCTCGTCATCCTCGCCGCGACCTGGTTCCCGGCATCGCGCACGGGCGGTGAGTTCATGCCGCCGCTCGACGAGGGCGACCTGCTGTACATGCCCTCGGCGCTGCCCGGTCTCTCGGCGGGCAAGGCGGCGGAGATCCTCCAGCAGACCGACCGCCTCATCAAGCAGGTGCCCGAGGTCGCGCGCGTCTTCGGCAAGATCGGCCGCGCCGAGACCGCCACCGATCCCGCGCCGCTCGAGATGGTGGAAACCACGATCCAGTTCAAGCCGCGCAGCGAATGGCGTCCGGGCATGACGACGGAGAAGCTCATCGACGAGCTCGATCGCACGGTGAAGATCCCGGGCCTCGCGAACATCTGGATCCCGCCGATTCGCAACCGCATCGACATGCTCGCCACCGGCATCAAGAGTCCGGTCGGGATCAAGGTCGCGGGACAGGACCTCGCCGAGATCGACCGCATCGCCGGCGAGATCGAGCGCGCGGTGAAGGACGTGCCCGGCGTGACCTCCGCGCTCGCCGAGCGATTGTCGGGCGGCCGCTACATCGACGTGAAGGTGGATCGCCAGGCGGCCGCGCGCTACGGCATGAACGTGAGCGATGTGCAGGGCGTGGTGTCCGCGGCGATCGGCGGCGAGACCATCGGCGAAACCGTCGAGGGCCTGCAGCGCTTTCCGATCAGCGTTCGCTATCCGCGGGAAGTGCGCGATTCCGTCGAGAAGATCCGCAACCTTCCCGTAGTCACCGAGCGCGGCGCACAGATCACGC contains:
- a CDS encoding efflux RND transporter periplasmic adaptor subunit → MRQQTSLALAAVGVAAVAATAGYWFATQRMSHDTATPPAIAEGKKPLYWHDPMYPQQRFDKPGKSPFMDMMLVPVYADASGDTSSVTVSSRMSQNLGVRTAEVTQGVLENTVEAVGAVAFDERAVALVQARVNGYVERLFVRAPLDPVVKGQPLAEILAPEWVAAQEEYLALRASDHASPALVAAARQRLDLLGMAPETIAAIETGGKTRARITLTAPISGVVGELGVREGMTVAPGLMLFRLNGLSTVWINAEVPETQASWVKPGESVVATVPAYPGESFKGTVTALLPEVNAATRTLKARIEAANPQGRLKPGMYATVNFTPQAKREVLMVPSEAVIRTGTRNVVVVAEAGQDGQQRFKPVDVETGAEAKGMTEIRKGLERGTKIVVSGQFLIDSEANLKASGARLGDAPAADTHPGEGRVERIGKDSVTLSHGPLPTLKMGAMTMDFATPKGVPANVKEGSLVSFSLRQTHTGGLEVATIVPRETKK
- a CDS encoding efflux RND transporter permease subunit, whose protein sequence is MIAHLIRWSIVNRFLVLLATALATAWGVWAVVRAPLDAIPDLSDVQVIIRTTYPGQAPQIVEDQVTYPLTTTMLSVPGVKTVRGYSFFGDSFVYVLFGDGTDLYWARSRVLEYLNQAQSRLPAGARASLGPDATGVGWVYEYALVDRSGRHDLAQLRALQDWFLKYELKTVANVAEVASVGGMVKQYQVVLDPDRLRAHGISHAKVVAAIRGANQESGGSVLELGEAEYMVRSSGYLKTLDDFRSIPITVSDGGVPVLLGNVATIQVGPEMRRGIAELDGEGEVAGGIIVMRSGKNALETIDAVKAKLAALKPGLPAGVEIVPTYDRSDLIKRSVRNLGEKLVEEFIVVAIVCFAFLFHMRSAFVAIVSLPLGVLIAFIVMHYQGVNANIMSLGGIAIAIGAMVDAAVVMIENAHKHIEAWRHEHPGTVLEGEAQWRVIGEAAVEVGPALFFCLLIITLSFIPVFTLEAQEGRLFSPLAYTKTYAMAAAAGLSVTLIPVLMGYLIRGRIPDERTNPLNRWLIAVYQPLLERVLEHPKTTLAVALVILAATWFPASRTGGEFMPPLDEGDLLYMPSALPGLSAGKAAEILQQTDRLIKQVPEVARVFGKIGRAETATDPAPLEMVETTIQFKPRSEWRPGMTTEKLIDELDRTVKIPGLANIWIPPIRNRIDMLATGIKSPVGIKVAGQDLAEIDRIAGEIERAVKDVPGVTSALAERLSGGRYIDVKVDRQAAARYGMNVSDVQGVVSAAIGGETIGETVEGLQRFPISVRYPREVRDSVEKIRNLPVVTERGAQITLATVAEIRVTDGPPMLKSENARLSGWVYIDIRGRDLRSVVQDMQRAVADKVKPSPGYSISWSGQFEYLERATQRMKIVVPFTLAIIFVLLYLTFGRFDEALLILATLPFALVGGFWLLYLLGYSMSIATAVGFIALAGVAAEFGVVMLLYLTHAWERRCAEGRTSDADLIEAIREGAVLRVRPKAMTVAVILAGLFPIMWGTGTGSEVMQRIAAPMVGGMITAPLLSMFVLPAAYLLLRRRRVAQRQEGTAVPNT